A genomic segment from Aegilops tauschii subsp. strangulata cultivar AL8/78 chromosome 1, Aet v6.0, whole genome shotgun sequence encodes:
- the LOC141028032 gene encoding uncharacterized protein translates to MDHGLKVVVWNVRGLNARARRHAICTLLDTTGASIVCLQETKIELLCSSVVLDTLGFEFDDYTYLPAQGTRGGILLAWKSRAVSISDPLFTNNAISARVATTGGTLWWMTIVYGPQDDMAKIAFLEELREIRADCHGPWMLCGDFNLILRSKDKNTDNVNRRMMGKF, encoded by the coding sequence ATGGATCACGGCCTCAAGGTAGTTGTATGGAACGTCCGCGGTCTCAACGCCCGGGCGCGGCGTCATGCCATCTGCACGCTGCTCGACACGACCGGCGCCTCCATTGTATGCTTGCAAGAAACGAAGATTGAGTTGCTCTGCTCGTCCGTCGTGCTCGACACGCTTGGCTTCGAGTTCGACGATTACACGTACCTCCCGGCGCAGGGCACACGCGGCGGCATACTCCTCGCGTGGAAAAGCAGGGCCGTCTCCATCTCGGACCCCCTGTTCACCAACAACGCCATCTCGGCCCGCGTCGCTACCACCGGCGGCACGCTGTGGTGGATGACGATCGTATACGGGCCACAGGACGACATGgccaagatcgccttcttggaggAGCTCCGCGAGATTAGAGCGGATTGCCACGGACCGTGGATGCTTTGCGGCGACTTCAACCTCATCCTCCGCTCCAAGGACAAGAACACAGACAACGTCAATCGGCGCATGATGGGAAAGTTCTGA